The Spirochaetales bacterium genome contains the following window.
CGGCGTTTCTTATAGCAGAATCGATTTTATCCGGTGAAGAAGTACTTGACATACCGGCTGAGTGGTAATATATTATTATATAGAGATTCTGCGAATAAGATTAAACCAAATCAGCGCACAACCTCCTGTCTTATTTAATGGGCTTACAGTTTATTAGTTGAGTAGATATTTGGGAAAAAAGCAGGAGAAAAGAATAATATGACAGATAATGAACGTAATAAATCCGAGGTCATCCAGAATGAACTCGAATTTTCCGGCAATGACCTGAATAATGCAAATGAACGATCCATTGGAGAATCACAATATATAGTCTCTGAATCACAATCGACGTATAATCATGGAGGTAATCATAAAAAGGCAATGGCACCAGCGAAAAAACCAATAAGAAAGCGGAAAATTCGGGTAGAACTCATCAAGGATTCCAACTCGAATAAACATGACGACAATGAAAATCATGACAGGAAAATCACTGTCGGTGATAATCTTTACAACAATGATACAACTTTTAAAGGGGACGGCGGTATGATAGACGATACTCACACAAACAACAATGCTGAAAAAATCGAAGAAAATCAGAAACATGAGATTGTCGATAACAACCACAACTCTGAAAAATCAGAGATAAAACGTGGAAATCACGATTTCAGGGAAGAAGATCGATACTCAGCAAATGACGAGTCTATTGCCCGCCTCAATATCAATGATTTGACCGGAGCGAGTATGCCGGAGTTGCGTGCACTCGCGACGAATTACGGAATAAGCAAAGAAACCCTCCTCTCGATGAAAAAACAGGAGATTATTTTTGCGATACTGAAAGCGCATACGGAACGAAACGGTATAATTCATGCGTACGGAGCACTGGAGATACTTCCCGACGGATACGGATTTTTGAGATCGCCCAACTATAGTTATCTGCCTGGCCCGGATGATATCTATATTTCACCCTCACAGATACGACTTTTTAATCTGAGGACAGGTGATACGGTCTCCGGACAGATACGGCCCCCCAAAGACGGCGAACGTTTTTTCGCGATGCTCCGTGTCGAATCGGTAAATATGGACGATCCGAATATCGCTCAGACGAGGATACCCTTCGATAACCTCACCCCCCTGTATCCGAATGAAAAACTGCACCTCGAGACCGTAACGGAGCAGATTTCGGCGCGGCTTATCGATCTTTTTTGCCCGATCGGGAAAGGTCAGCGGGGGCTTATCGTTTCTCCGCCGAGAACGGGAAAAACCATTCTGCTGCAGAAGATAGCCAACGCGATTACGGCAAACCATCCGGAGGTCTTTATTTTTGTTCTGCTCATCGATGAACGGCCGGAAGAAGTCACGGATATGCAGCGTAACGTCAAGGGTGAAGTCGTTGCCTCGACCTTCGACGAACAGGCGACCCGCCACGTCCAGGTCGCGGAAATGGTCATGGAAAAGGCAAAACGGCTCGTCGAACACAAGCGGGATGTCGTCATTCTTCTCGATTCGATTACCAGGCTCGCACGGGCTTACAATCAGACCGTCCCGACATCGGGCAAGATACTTTCGGGCGGCGTCGATTCGAATGCCCTGCACCGCCCAAAGCGGTTTTTTGGTGCCGCGAGGAATATCGAAAACGGGGGAAGTCTGACAATTGTCGCGACCGCGCTTATCGATACGGGGAGCCGGATGGATGAAGTGATTTTCGAGGAATTCAAGGGAACCGGCAATATGGAGATCCATCTGGACAGAAAGATCTCGGACAGGCGGCTTTTCCCTGCAATTAATATAAAGAAGTCCGGTACAAGGAAGGAAGAGCTGCTGCTTACGGAAGAAGAAATAAATAAAATGTGGATTTTGAGAAAAGTGATCAACCCCATGGATGATATTGAAATTATCGAATTGCTGATCGATCGCATGAAAAAGACAAAAACCAACGAGGCGTTTATGCGATCCATGAATACAAATGCGGGAGTACAGTAAAAAAC
Protein-coding sequences here:
- the rho gene encoding transcription termination factor Rho, yielding MAPAKKPIRKRKIRVELIKDSNSNKHDDNENHDRKITVGDNLYNNDTTFKGDGGMIDDTHTNNNAEKIEENQKHEIVDNNHNSEKSEIKRGNHDFREEDRYSANDESIARLNINDLTGASMPELRALATNYGISKETLLSMKKQEIIFAILKAHTERNGIIHAYGALEILPDGYGFLRSPNYSYLPGPDDIYISPSQIRLFNLRTGDTVSGQIRPPKDGERFFAMLRVESVNMDDPNIAQTRIPFDNLTPLYPNEKLHLETVTEQISARLIDLFCPIGKGQRGLIVSPPRTGKTILLQKIANAITANHPEVFIFVLLIDERPEEVTDMQRNVKGEVVASTFDEQATRHVQVAEMVMEKAKRLVEHKRDVVILLDSITRLARAYNQTVPTSGKILSGGVDSNALHRPKRFFGAARNIENGGSLTIVATALIDTGSRMDEVIFEEFKGTGNMEIHLDRKISDRRLFPAINIKKSGTRKEELLLTEEEINKMWILRKVINPMDDIEIIELLIDRMKKTKTNEAFMRSMNTNAGVQ